A window of Sutcliffiella cohnii contains these coding sequences:
- a CDS encoding serine/threonine protein kinase — protein sequence MKTYRELAAGVIFEKKGFTMKLKDKPEELELIGKGRSAFAFKIRSTNIVLKVFFPSHLSIVNEEAMIYKILNGNPYYPKMYDYGTNFIAIDYIDGDTLFQCLTTGKYISKQHIVEIDRALKLARESGLNPSDVHLRNILITDDGHIKLIDVARFRQTGTCTQWNDLKRAYKYYRKVYCPKQLPSYLLNCIAFLYKKRMLRVLL from the coding sequence ATGAAAACATATAGAGAATTAGCTGCAGGTGTTATTTTTGAAAAGAAAGGTTTCACGATGAAACTTAAAGACAAACCAGAAGAGTTAGAGCTTATTGGGAAAGGAAGGAGTGCTTTTGCTTTTAAAATTCGTTCGACCAATATCGTTTTAAAAGTATTTTTTCCTTCTCACCTATCGATCGTTAATGAGGAAGCAATGATTTATAAAATTCTTAATGGAAATCCGTATTATCCGAAAATGTACGATTACGGTACTAATTTTATCGCAATAGATTACATTGATGGAGATACATTATTTCAATGTCTTACTACCGGTAAGTATATTTCGAAACAACATATTGTAGAAATTGATAGAGCCTTGAAATTAGCAAGAGAAAGTGGCCTGAATCCATCAGATGTTCATTTACGAAACATTTTAATTACAGATGATGGTCATATAAAATTAATTGATGTTGCTCGTTTCCGACAAACGGGAACGTGTACTCAATGGAATGATTTAAAAAGGGCTTACAAATATTATAGAAAGGTGTATTGTCCTAAACAACTTCCTAGCTATCTATTAAACTGTATTGCATTCCTTTACAAAAAAAGAATGCTACGAGTATTGCTGTAA
- a CDS encoding queuosine precursor transporter, translated as MHLFLTSFFVGFLVLSNIISVKLFDLWGLAILPAAAIVYVFTYPITDVIGEVYGKKAAQQTVKAGFIVQIFASIFILIAIYLPPAPFFADQDAFSAILGGSFRVIIASLTAYIVSQFLDVYIFHRLRSKHGSSKLWLRNNASTILSQLVDTTVFITVAFYGTMPTSALLALIATQYIFKVFVAIIDTPLVYFLVKKTKAAAKKEAETTSISA; from the coding sequence ATGCATTTATTCCTAACTTCTTTCTTCGTTGGGTTTTTAGTATTATCTAATATTATTAGTGTAAAGCTATTTGACTTGTGGGGATTAGCCATCCTACCTGCTGCAGCGATTGTATATGTGTTTACTTATCCGATTACGGACGTGATTGGGGAAGTATACGGAAAAAAAGCTGCTCAACAAACGGTAAAAGCAGGCTTTATCGTTCAAATCTTTGCTAGTATTTTCATTCTTATTGCGATATATTTACCACCTGCACCATTTTTTGCAGACCAAGACGCCTTTTCTGCTATTCTAGGTGGTAGTTTTCGAGTAATTATTGCTAGTTTAACAGCTTATATCGTTAGTCAATTTTTAGATGTTTATATTTTTCATCGATTACGAAGCAAGCACGGTAGTTCTAAACTATGGTTACGCAATAACGCCTCTACTATTTTGAGTCAGTTAGTAGATACTACTGTATTTATTACTGTTGCTTTTTATGGAACAATGCCTACTTCTGCTCTATTGGCACTTATTGCAACGCAGTACATTTTCAAAGTGTTTGTTGCGATTATAGACACGCCACTCGTATACTTCTTAGTGAAGAAAACGAAGGCAGCTGCAAAAAAAGAGGCTGAGACTACTTCCATAAGCGCATAA
- a CDS encoding ABC transporter ATP-binding protein has protein sequence MNSSSIIEFKNVTKQYDNDPAVLDNVSFEIERGKFYTLLGPSGCGKTTILRLIAGFTEASSGDIFFNCERINDLPANKRQVNTVFQDYALFPHLNVFENVAFGLRIKKWKKSDIDEKVKEALHFVNLDGYETREIKEMSGGQRQRVAIARAIVNEPEVILLDEPLSALDLKLRTEMQYELRELQRNLGITFIFVTHDQEEALAMSDEIFVLNKGKIEQSGSPTDIYDEPINRFVADFIGESNIVKGTMVKDYVVQFTGKQFECVDQGLNENEPVEIVIRPEDLEITTLENGKLQVEVDSQLFRGVHYELSCYDDDGNEWLVHSTKKASVGEKIGLYFDPEAIHVMRLGETEEEFDRRLEAYKEGDE, from the coding sequence ATGAATAGTTCTTCAATTATTGAGTTTAAAAATGTAACAAAACAATATGATAACGACCCAGCTGTTTTAGATAATGTGAGTTTCGAAATAGAAAGAGGGAAGTTTTATACTTTATTAGGTCCTTCCGGTTGTGGAAAAACAACAATATTGCGACTCATTGCTGGTTTTACCGAGGCATCATCTGGTGATATTTTCTTTAACTGTGAGCGTATTAATGATTTACCAGCAAACAAACGGCAAGTAAATACTGTATTCCAAGATTATGCACTGTTTCCTCATTTAAATGTGTTTGAAAATGTAGCGTTTGGATTACGTATTAAAAAGTGGAAGAAATCCGACATCGATGAAAAAGTAAAAGAAGCTCTACACTTCGTAAACCTTGATGGATACGAAACGAGAGAAATTAAAGAAATGTCAGGCGGGCAAAGGCAACGTGTAGCAATTGCGAGGGCAATCGTAAATGAGCCAGAGGTCATACTTTTAGACGAACCACTTTCCGCACTAGATTTAAAGCTACGTACGGAAATGCAGTATGAATTACGTGAACTTCAACGTAATCTCGGTATTACGTTTATTTTTGTTACTCATGATCAAGAGGAAGCACTTGCGATGAGTGATGAAATTTTCGTTCTAAACAAAGGTAAAATCGAGCAAAGTGGTAGCCCTACAGATATTTATGATGAACCGATTAACCGATTTGTTGCTGATTTCATCGGTGAATCAAACATTGTAAAAGGAACGATGGTAAAGGATTACGTAGTACAATTTACTGGAAAACAGTTTGAATGTGTGGACCAAGGATTAAATGAAAACGAACCTGTTGAAATTGTTATCCGCCCGGAAGATTTAGAGATTACTACTTTAGAAAATGGCAAGCTGCAAGTAGAAGTGGATTCCCAGCTATTCCGTGGCGTTCACTACGAGCTTTCCTGTTACGATGACGACGGTAATGAATGGCTAGTCCATTCCACGAAAAAAGCTTCCGTCGGTGAAAAAATTGGACTTTATTTTGATCCAGAAGCGATTCACGTAATGCGCTTAGGTGAGACGGAAGAAGAGTTCGATCGCCGTTTAGAAGCGTATAAGGAAGGCGACGAATAA
- a CDS encoding MerR family transcriptional regulator, with protein sequence MEYTVKKLAQLSGVSSRTLRYYDEIGLLKPARINSSGYRLYGQHQVDILQQILFYRELELSLEDITEIIHQPNFNRNVALQQHYEQLMKKRARLDKILETIEKTIDSVSGGNPMKDNEKFEGLKEKMINENEQKYGVEIREKYGEAVVEESNAKLRGMTQEKYEAMEKLGVEIFELLKEAYETGDPQSEIAQQLAAKHKEWLEYSWPAYSKEAHIGLAEMYVADDRFTAYYDKAVQGGTKFLRDAIVIYCGGK encoded by the coding sequence ATGGAATATACAGTGAAAAAATTAGCGCAACTATCTGGGGTAAGTTCACGTACACTTCGTTATTATGATGAAATTGGTTTATTAAAGCCGGCAAGAATCAATTCATCAGGGTATCGATTATATGGACAACATCAAGTGGATATACTCCAACAAATTTTGTTTTATCGTGAACTAGAACTGAGTTTGGAAGACATAACGGAAATTATCCATCAACCAAACTTTAATCGTAACGTAGCATTACAACAGCATTACGAACAATTAATGAAGAAGCGTGCCCGCCTGGACAAAATATTGGAAACGATTGAAAAAACAATTGATTCTGTTAGTGGAGGGAATCCAATGAAAGACAATGAAAAATTTGAAGGATTAAAAGAAAAGATGATTAATGAAAACGAGCAAAAATACGGAGTCGAAATTCGTGAGAAGTATGGAGAAGCTGTAGTAGAAGAAAGCAATGCGAAGTTAAGGGGAATGACTCAGGAAAAATATGAGGCAATGGAAAAGTTAGGAGTAGAGATTTTTGAACTATTGAAAGAGGCATATGAAACAGGAGATCCGCAATCTGAGATAGCACAACAATTAGCTGCAAAGCATAAAGAATGGCTCGAATACTCATGGCCAGCCTATTCTAAAGAAGCACACATAGGGCTTGCAGAAATGTATGTTGCCGATGATCGTTTTACTGCTTATTATGATAAGGCTGTACAGGGTGGAACTAAATTTCTCCGAGATGCGATTGTCATTTATTGTGGAGGAAAATAA
- a CDS encoding GNAT family N-acetyltransferase, with translation MNIFIREEQTQDYKNVEQVIKSAFANVSISDQTEHNLVANIRNSGAYIRELSLVAIDKDTEQIVGHILYSKIAIINEEHSIESLALAPVSVIPTYQKKGVGKLLIEESLRIASKLGYESVIVLGHPNYYPKFGFQKASRWGIKAPFHVPDEVFMALELKKDALKNVSGVVEYSKAFL, from the coding sequence ATGAATATTTTTATTAGAGAAGAACAAACACAAGACTATAAAAATGTGGAACAAGTTATAAAAAGCGCTTTTGCAAATGTTAGTATTAGTGACCAAACTGAGCATAATTTAGTCGCCAACATTCGAAACTCGGGCGCATACATACGAGAACTTTCATTAGTAGCTATTGATAAAGATACCGAACAGATAGTTGGGCACATTCTTTATTCAAAAATAGCTATTATAAATGAAGAACATTCCATAGAATCACTTGCCTTAGCACCTGTTTCCGTTATACCAACTTATCAAAAAAAGGGCGTAGGTAAGTTATTAATAGAAGAATCCTTACGAATTGCGAGTAAACTAGGCTATGAGTCTGTTATAGTCCTCGGTCATCCAAACTATTATCCGAAGTTTGGGTTTCAGAAGGCGTCCCGTTGGGGAATAAAAGCACCATTTCATGTTCCCGATGAAGTTTTTATGGCATTAGAATTAAAGAAAGACGCCTTAAAAAATGTTTCGGGAGTCGTGGAATATAGTAAAGCATTTTTATAG
- a CDS encoding glycosyltransferase family 4 protein, giving the protein MKILITTEWYVPVINGVVTSVVTLQKELKKLGHEVRILTLSNKSYRNGEVTYISSVGAGKIYPGARIAFSIDNKHIDELINWGPDIIHSQCEFSTFRMARYISKKLNIPIVHTYHTVYEDYTHYFSPYRKWGKAMVAVFSRKVLKNVNAVITPTKKVKHLLEVYGIKQPIYVVPTGIDVVKFINPLSELIKKKIKLRHGINANDKVLICVGRVAKEKNIEELILYISRLKSRTLKFLIVGDGPQRSSLEEYAKKLNVFDNIIFTGMVPPKEIASYYQIGDVFVSASNSETQGLTYVEALASGLPALCRKDPCLDDVIMDGINGWQYTTFQQFRERLHFLLNEEDLHQQFSENARSGVIQHYSSTNFAKKIESIYSLVCREQLTSFNLVNRNEEG; this is encoded by the coding sequence ATGAAAATATTAATTACAACCGAATGGTATGTTCCAGTTATTAATGGTGTTGTTACTTCTGTCGTTACATTGCAAAAGGAATTAAAGAAGTTAGGTCATGAAGTACGAATTCTTACATTGTCTAATAAATCATATAGAAATGGGGAAGTAACGTATATAAGCTCTGTTGGAGCAGGAAAAATTTACCCAGGTGCAAGAATCGCATTTTCCATTGATAATAAGCATATTGACGAACTAATCAATTGGGGACCTGATATTATTCATTCACAATGTGAATTTAGTACGTTTCGAATGGCTCGCTATATCTCGAAAAAATTAAACATACCAATTGTCCATACATACCATACTGTTTATGAAGATTATACACATTATTTTTCTCCGTATAGAAAATGGGGTAAAGCAATGGTAGCCGTTTTTTCACGAAAAGTGCTGAAAAATGTGAATGCGGTCATTACGCCAACTAAAAAAGTTAAGCATCTTCTTGAAGTTTATGGAATTAAACAACCAATTTATGTAGTACCAACTGGAATAGATGTCGTAAAATTTATAAACCCATTGAGTGAACTGATAAAGAAAAAAATCAAATTAAGACATGGCATAAACGCTAACGACAAGGTGTTAATATGTGTTGGCAGAGTTGCGAAAGAAAAAAACATTGAGGAACTAATATTATATATATCACGCCTTAAAAGTCGAACGTTAAAATTTTTAATTGTAGGTGATGGTCCACAACGATCTAGTTTAGAAGAATATGCAAAAAAGTTAAATGTTTTTGATAATATCATTTTTACAGGAATGGTGCCACCAAAAGAAATTGCTTCTTATTACCAAATAGGTGATGTTTTCGTTAGTGCATCAAACAGTGAAACACAAGGGTTAACGTATGTAGAAGCATTAGCAAGCGGTTTGCCTGCATTATGTCGAAAGGATCCTTGTTTAGATGATGTTATAATGGATGGGATTAATGGGTGGCAATATACAACATTTCAACAGTTTAGAGAGAGGCTTCATTTTCTCCTTAATGAAGAAGATTTACACCAACAGTTTAGTGAAAACGCCAGATCTGGAGTAATCCAACATTATTCCTCTACTAATTTTGCTAAAAAAATAGAAAGTATTTATTCACTAGTTTGCCGAGAACAGCTAACAAGTTTTAATTTAGTTAATAGGAATGAAGAAGGATAG
- a CDS encoding TIGR04104 family putative zinc finger protein, whose amino-acid sequence MFTCEGCNKKYRWGKIYKSILLGYKPIPCDFCGAEHKITFSSRFIVVGLTVLPFYIFGRFLSPFSNFFITLLFGLIIVFFCTLAIPYLAKFKRI is encoded by the coding sequence ATGTTTACGTGTGAAGGTTGTAACAAAAAGTATAGATGGGGGAAAATATATAAAAGTATTCTTTTAGGTTATAAACCTATACCTTGTGACTTTTGTGGGGCAGAACATAAAATCACATTTTCATCAAGGTTTATTGTCGTTGGACTAACCGTTTTACCGTTTTACATCTTTGGCCGTTTTTTATCACCGTTTTCAAATTTTTTTATTACTTTGTTATTCGGTCTCATCATCGTGTTTTTCTGCACGCTAGCTATCCCATACTTAGCAAAGTTTAAAAGAATATAG
- a CDS encoding Mpo1-like protein, whose translation MRERIRKDLIHYQRVHENKWNQILHYFAFLFAFWGWIFLFIDIKITIFLAILHYLISWIGHFYFEGNKPAAFKYPHIGFYAGFLWFFLKSIELATKRRVLPTY comes from the coding sequence ATGAGAGAAAGAATAAGAAAAGATTTAATTCACTATCAAAGAGTACATGAAAATAAATGGAACCAAATATTGCACTACTTTGCATTCCTATTTGCTTTTTGGGGTTGGATCTTCCTATTTATTGATATAAAAATAACGATATTCCTTGCTATTCTACATTATTTAATTTCGTGGATTGGACATTTCTATTTCGAAGGAAATAAACCAGCAGCATTTAAATACCCGCATATCGGCTTTTATGCTGGTTTTTTATGGTTTTTCTTAAAAAGTATAGAACTAGCTACGAAAAGGCGAGTATTACCCACTTATTAA
- a CDS encoding two-component system sensor histidine kinase NtrB, which translates to MGVYGIKNKIDMVQVLNNITEPCFFLNTDWEFEFINDAAEPFLKTIHSFKEKPKKELLGMSIWDVLPKYKGTREYKLIHNAFQEQEPKQVKMQAKYSKRWFEIKAFPNIYGTFVMFSDITEKEENEKNKQFYEKLNVIREMASGVAHEVRNPITTVKGFLQIMMERNEQNQYKEIYHLMVDEINRVNEIITEFLDIAKEKPSLIETCNINSIIETLHPLLETRANKEGKMVVLHLGEVSPLSIDKNEIRQLLLNLINNALDAMGTNKKVEVITYEEYGDVVLSIRDEGSGIPSTIQSYVEAPFFTTKEHGTGLGLPICYSIVKRNNGTISFLSGPEGTTFNIVFRK; encoded by the coding sequence ATGGGAGTATATGGCATTAAAAATAAAATTGATATGGTTCAAGTATTAAACAATATTACCGAACCATGCTTTTTTTTAAACACCGATTGGGAATTTGAATTCATAAATGATGCTGCGGAGCCATTTTTAAAAACAATTCATTCTTTTAAAGAAAAACCTAAAAAAGAGTTGCTAGGTATGAGTATATGGGATGTTTTGCCAAAGTATAAAGGAACGAGGGAATATAAATTAATACATAACGCTTTTCAAGAACAGGAACCAAAACAAGTGAAAATGCAAGCAAAGTATTCCAAACGTTGGTTTGAAATTAAAGCGTTTCCAAATATATATGGCACATTTGTTATGTTTAGCGATATAACGGAGAAGGAAGAAAATGAGAAGAACAAACAATTTTATGAGAAGTTGAATGTCATTCGTGAAATGGCTTCAGGAGTGGCACATGAGGTTAGAAACCCTATTACAACAGTAAAAGGATTTTTACAAATAATGATGGAAAGAAATGAACAAAATCAATACAAGGAGATCTATCATCTAATGGTAGATGAAATTAATAGAGTAAATGAAATCATAACCGAATTTCTCGATATTGCGAAGGAGAAACCGAGTTTAATTGAAACATGTAATATTAATTCAATTATAGAGACGTTGCACCCTCTGTTAGAAACGAGGGCGAATAAAGAGGGGAAAATGGTTGTACTACATTTAGGAGAAGTCTCACCTTTAAGTATTGACAAAAATGAAATAAGACAGCTACTTCTAAATTTAATTAACAATGCGTTAGACGCGATGGGTACGAACAAAAAAGTAGAAGTGATTACATATGAAGAGTATGGGGATGTTGTTCTATCTATTAGAGATGAAGGAAGCGGAATTCCTTCGACTATTCAAAGCTATGTCGAAGCTCCATTCTTTACGACGAAAGAACATGGGACGGGTTTAGGGCTACCGATATGTTATTCGATTGTGAAAAGAAATAATGGAACAATTTCGTTTTTATCGGGACCTGAAGGAACGACATTTAATATCGTTTTTAGAAAATAA
- a CDS encoding gamma-glutamylcyclotransferase: MGSTHIVFVYGTLRKNERNHRLLESSRLIAEQAWTTGVLYDTGLHYPALQKSSTGRVYGELYEVNDHTLSSLDRLEGYQAHRSDNLYDRVSQSINTDKGTYEAYVYIMVNNNMLQRKIHGGDWKVYQLEKKPKFYYFAYGSCMDNERFQLANVDHHFQKVTGKGTLPGYSLRFTWRSLDGGRADIVEEDGVVEGKVYELASDALPYLYDREGVDASCYRPAVIEVEMEEEVLEVLTFIVVHKKDESAPPAHYLKEIIRGGSGFLSNEYLTELKKKFPNVLE, encoded by the coding sequence ATGGGTTCGACTCACATCGTTTTTGTATATGGAACGTTAAGGAAAAATGAGCGCAATCATCGTTTATTAGAAAGTTCGAGATTAATTGCAGAACAAGCATGGACTACAGGTGTTTTGTATGATACTGGTTTACACTATCCAGCACTTCAAAAGAGTTCTACAGGTCGGGTGTACGGTGAATTATATGAAGTAAATGATCATACGCTTTCTAGCTTGGATAGATTAGAAGGTTATCAAGCTCACAGAAGTGACAACCTATATGACCGGGTTAGCCAATCTATAAACACAGATAAAGGTACATATGAAGCGTATGTTTACATTATGGTTAATAACAATATGCTACAACGGAAAATACATGGTGGTGATTGGAAAGTTTATCAATTAGAGAAGAAGCCAAAGTTCTATTATTTTGCATACGGAAGTTGTATGGATAATGAACGTTTTCAATTGGCAAATGTAGACCATCATTTTCAAAAAGTTACCGGAAAAGGTACGCTTCCTGGTTATTCCCTCCGTTTTACATGGCGGTCGTTAGATGGGGGCCGTGCGGACATCGTAGAGGAAGATGGTGTCGTAGAGGGGAAGGTGTATGAGCTAGCTTCGGATGCACTACCATATTTATATGATAGAGAAGGGGTAGATGCTTCTTGTTATCGTCCTGCAGTAATAGAAGTGGAAATGGAAGAGGAAGTGTTAGAAGTATTAACCTTCATTGTTGTTCATAAAAAAGATGAGAGCGCACCGCCAGCACATTATTTAAAGGAGATCATTCGTGGCGGAAGCGGTTTTTTAAGTAATGAATATTTAACGGAATTAAAAAAGAAGTTTCCAAATGTTTTAGAATAG
- a CDS encoding ABC transporter ATP-binding protein: protein MKQEKSGVKPFLSLIVSTKIPKVALTIGLIGSIITTIVGLSIPLLTRELVDGFSTATISVSIIIAIAAVFILQGVIDGVSTYLLASVGQTIVSRLREKMWKKLIRLPVSYFDKQQSGESVSRVVNDTGIVKDLISSHFPQFVSGVISIIGAVIILLIMDWKMTLLMLISVPLTMVIMIPLGSRMAKISRGLQDETAKFTGSIQQTLSEIRLMKSSNAEKFEENKGINGIKNLLQFGLREAKIFALIGPFMYSIVMIVIVVIIGYGGIRVANGTMSTGSLVAFLLYLFQIIYPITSFAMFFTQLQKAKGATERIIDIIDLPLEEGQEGLHLDISNMPVRVANVSFAYGEEEPVIYDVSFEAKPGQMIAFAGPSGGGKTTMFALLERYYEPTVGVILIGGTPIHQLSLQSWRSQIGYVSQESAMMAGTIRANLCYGLEGWEDIRDERLWEVAKMAYADEFIKEFPKGLDTEVGERGVKLSGGQRQRIAIARAFLRDPKILMMDEATASLDSQSESVVQSALSRLMKGRTTFVIAHRLSTIVDADNIIFIEKGKVTGMGTHQQLIESHSLYRTFAEQQLT from the coding sequence ATGAAACAAGAAAAAAGTGGAGTAAAACCATTTCTATCCCTAATAGTATCTACAAAAATTCCAAAAGTAGCACTAACAATCGGGCTAATCGGAAGTATTATAACAACAATTGTTGGACTTTCCATTCCACTTTTAACGAGGGAGCTAGTGGATGGTTTTTCGACAGCGACTATTAGTGTTTCCATTATTATTGCTATTGCAGCAGTTTTTATTTTACAAGGTGTAATCGACGGTGTGTCTACCTATTTATTAGCTTCCGTTGGACAAACAATAGTATCTCGTCTTCGGGAGAAAATGTGGAAAAAACTTATTCGTTTACCAGTAAGCTACTTTGATAAACAACAAAGTGGTGAGTCGGTTAGTAGAGTCGTAAACGATACTGGAATTGTGAAGGATCTAATATCAAGTCATTTCCCTCAGTTTGTATCAGGTGTCATTTCCATCATTGGTGCGGTCATTATTTTACTTATTATGGACTGGAAAATGACGTTACTAATGTTAATCTCCGTTCCATTAACAATGGTTATTATGATTCCCCTTGGAAGTAGGATGGCGAAAATATCTCGAGGGTTACAAGACGAAACAGCGAAGTTTACAGGTAGTATACAACAAACATTAAGTGAAATTCGATTAATGAAATCGTCTAACGCAGAGAAGTTTGAAGAAAATAAAGGAATTAACGGTATTAAAAACTTATTGCAATTTGGCTTGAGAGAAGCTAAAATCTTCGCCCTTATTGGTCCTTTCATGTATTCAATCGTCATGATTGTTATTGTTGTCATTATTGGATACGGTGGAATTCGAGTGGCGAATGGAACGATGTCAACTGGTTCGTTAGTTGCATTTCTATTGTATTTATTCCAAATCATTTATCCAATAACTTCATTTGCAATGTTCTTTACGCAATTACAAAAAGCGAAAGGAGCGACGGAACGGATTATCGACATTATCGATTTGCCGTTAGAGGAAGGACAGGAAGGTTTGCATCTAGATATATCGAATATGCCGGTTCGAGTAGCAAATGTGTCTTTTGCTTATGGGGAGGAAGAGCCTGTTATTTACGATGTATCTTTTGAGGCGAAGCCGGGTCAAATGATCGCCTTTGCTGGTCCAAGCGGCGGTGGGAAAACGACAATGTTTGCCCTGTTAGAGCGCTATTACGAACCAACAGTTGGAGTTATTTTAATCGGTGGCACTCCTATTCATCAGCTATCGTTACAGTCATGGCGAAGTCAAATTGGTTATGTTTCTCAAGAAAGTGCGATGATGGCTGGAACGATTCGTGCGAATTTGTGCTACGGATTAGAAGGCTGGGAGGACATACGTGATGAACGATTATGGGAAGTTGCTAAAATGGCATATGCAGATGAGTTTATTAAAGAATTTCCAAAAGGACTGGATACAGAAGTAGGCGAGCGAGGGGTGAAGCTATCAGGTGGCCAACGTCAGCGAATTGCGATTGCACGAGCATTTTTACGTGATCCGAAAATTCTTATGATGGATGAAGCTACCGCGAGCCTAGACAGTCAATCAGAAAGTGTTGTACAAAGTGCTCTCTCTCGACTAATGAAAGGTCGGACAACATTTGTCATTGCCCATCGGTTATCAACAATCGTCGATGCAGACAACATTATTTTCATAGAAAAAGGAAAAGTAACGGGAATGGGAACCCATCAACAACTGATAGAGTCTCATTCGTTGTATCGTACTTTTGCTGAACAACAACTAACATAA
- a CDS encoding D-2-hydroxyacid dehydrogenase has translation MNINNILVAGNYEQQFQEQLPQEVMKHFRFVTLDKITEEDLRWADAYVGSKPSDHFHPSQFKWVHSFNAGVNNYLDGIDGWFETNIILTRTVCSFGERISEYCLSYVLRDLQFQDYFAEKQMEKIWEPKTPKMVKNETFVIFGTGEIGQKVAETFSFFGADVYGVSKSGTKKSFFKEVVQSSNAESVLNKANWIISTLPYTKETNKLFDRKMFSYMNDVGFINVGRGSTVDEAALIEALNDGNVRSAVLDVTSIEPLPENSKLWERNDVKLTPHISAVTEISEAITCFLQTFQNLKNEMPLMNRVDITKGY, from the coding sequence ATGAATATTAATAACATATTAGTGGCTGGGAATTATGAGCAACAATTTCAAGAGCAATTACCACAGGAAGTAATGAAACATTTTCGTTTTGTCACGCTAGATAAAATAACGGAAGAGGATTTACGATGGGCAGATGCATACGTTGGTTCTAAGCCTTCTGACCACTTTCATCCCTCTCAATTTAAGTGGGTACATTCATTTAATGCGGGTGTAAACAATTATTTAGATGGTATTGACGGTTGGTTCGAAACCAATATTATTTTAACGAGAACAGTATGTTCATTCGGAGAAAGAATTAGTGAATATTGTTTAAGTTACGTACTACGGGACTTGCAGTTTCAAGATTATTTTGCTGAAAAACAAATGGAGAAAATATGGGAGCCGAAAACACCGAAAATGGTAAAAAATGAGACATTTGTTATATTCGGTACAGGTGAAATTGGACAAAAAGTAGCAGAAACGTTCTCTTTTTTCGGTGCCGATGTATACGGTGTATCTAAAAGTGGAACGAAAAAAAGCTTCTTCAAAGAGGTTGTCCAATCCTCAAATGCGGAGTCCGTTTTGAATAAGGCAAACTGGATTATTAGCACGTTACCATATACTAAAGAAACGAATAAGCTATTCGATAGAAAAATGTTTAGTTATATGAACGATGTTGGTTTTATCAATGTCGGAAGAGGTTCAACAGTAGACGAAGCAGCTCTTATTGAAGCATTAAATGATGGAAACGTGAGGTCAGCCGTGTTAGATGTAACGTCAATAGAGCCTTTACCTGAAAACTCTAAGTTGTGGGAACGAAATGATGTCAAGCTAACGCCACATATCTCAGCTGTAACGGAGATTTCCGAAGCAATTACTTGTTTTTTACAAACATTTCAAAATTTGAAAAATGAGATGCCGTTAATGAATAGGGTCGATATTACAAAAGGGTATTAG